The Kluyveromyces lactis strain NRRL Y-1140 chromosome B complete sequence genome contains a region encoding:
- the VRP1 gene encoding Vrp1p (some similarities with YLR337C uniprot|Q06133 Saccharomyces cerevisiae YLR337C VRP1 Involved in cytoskeletal organization and cellular growth Proline-rich protein verprolin) — MAGPPPPPAPPPPMFGGNSSNAGSAATPVPPPAAVPGRDALLSDIRKGAKLKKAHTVDKSAPAIGGSSSMSHSVSVSSSAVPPVAPSIPTPTQLPGVPQLGDILAGGIPKLKHVSGSSKSPAIPSGAPPLPDSSSIPKIPSNRPQRKKTLRSEGDSSVAAPPAPPPMAAPAIPTSPPPVPMMNTPPVPKHPPARQRTEAPPVQAQPAPPVTLPPAPPAPPIAVPPAPAPPVPLAPPTISTPPAAPPAPPTPAPPTSAPPAPAPPAPPIISTPPAAPPAPPSISFPTSTPQPPPSAPSPAGGLPFLAEIQRKRDDRFVVEGTGHGASNNTASSAPKVPLPSSSAPPAPPSFSAPSVPPTPAPAAPPSIAAPPAPPAPAPPAPPAPPAPPAPPTPSFNAPTLPQSTPSSEAPSIPAGGLPFLASIQSRRDDSHIIESENSHTPVGAPTAPPSPPPQAASFPSAKAPPPPPAASEESLQQNQQPQVERTNSSSSKGFFKHRLFSSGNEASRPSQSTNPYTNAAEIDVGDFTIEGSQDTTGIKLNNSGITIDDSKFDWSNRNDLPKPRQFLGLRKLYPSGRGSSVPLDFTVFT, encoded by the coding sequence ATGGCTGGTCCACCTCCACCACCAGCACCTCCTCCGCCTATGTTTGGCGGAAATTCATCCAATGCTGGCTCCGCTGCAACTCCTGTCCCACCCCCAGCGGCTGTTCCAGGACGTGATGCCTTATTGAGTGATATTAGGAAAGGTGCAAAACTTAAGAAAGCACACACTGTGGATAAGAGTGCACCTGCGATTGGAGGATCAAGTTCGATGAGCCACTCTGTATCAGTATCGAGCTCAGCAGTCCCGCCTGTAGCACCATCGATCCCGACTCCAACTCAGCTTCCCGGTGTCCCTCAATTGGGAGATATACTTGCTGGTGGGATCCCTAAATTAAAACATGTTTCGGGTTCCTCTAAATCACCAGCTATTCCATCTGGAGCTCCTCCGCTTCCGGATAGCTCTTCAATCCCAAAAATTCCTTCTAATAGACCACAGCGTAAAAAGACTTTGAGAAGTGAGGGTGATTCGTCAGTGGCGGCTCCTCCTGCTCCTCCTCCAATGGCAGCACCGGCAATTCCAACAAGTCCGCCACCAGTACCCATGATGAACACACCACCGGTTCCGAAACATCCTCCAGCAAGACAACGCACAGAAGCACCTCCGGTTCAAGCACAACCTGCTCCGCCTGTAACGTTACCACCTGCACCTCCAGCTCCTCCTATAGCCGTGCCACCAGCTCCGGCACCTCCAGTACCTCTAGCACCTCCCACAATTAGCACCCCTCCTGCGGCCCCACCAGCACCTCCTACGCCTGCACCTCCTACATCTGCACCTCCAGCTCCAGCACCTCCAGCACCTCCCATAATCAGTACCCCTCCTGCAGCCCCACCTGCACCTCCAAGCATATCATTCCCAACGTCCACGCCGCAACCACCACCATCTGCACCGTCCCCAGCTGGAGGACTTCCATTCCTGGCGGAGATTCAACGAAAGAGAGATGACAGATTCGTAGTTGAAGGAACAGGACATGGTGCGTCGAATAATACAGCATCTTCCGCTCCAAAGGTACCGCTTCCCTCATCATCTGCTCCTCCGGCTCCTCCTTCGTTCAGTGCTCCTTCGGTTCCACCAACTCCAGCTCCTGCTGCTCCACCTTCAATTGCTGCTCCTCCGGCCCCACCGGCTCCTGCACCTCCTGCACCTCCTGCCCCTCCTGCCCCTCCGGCCCCACCTACTCCTTCCTTTAATGCACCTACGCTGCCTCAATCTACCCCAAGTTCTGAAGCACCATCTATTCCAGCCGGAGGATTACCATTTCTGGCATCAATACAAAGCAGAAGGGATGATTCTCACATTATCGAAAGTGAGAATAGTCATACACCAGTGGGTGCGCCAACGGCTCCTCCTTCCCCTCCTCCACAAGCCGCTTCATTTCCCTCTGCCAAAGCTCCACCACCTCCACCCGCAGCCTCAGAGGAAtctcttcaacaaaatcagCAACCTCAAGTGGAACGCACAAATAGTTCCTCATCAAaaggtttcttcaaacacAGACTTTTTTCATCTGGTAATGAAGCCAGTCGACCATCTCAATCTACTAACCCTTACACAAATGCTGCTGAAATAGATGTCGGAGATTTCACAATAGAAGGAAGTCAAGATACGACCGGAATAAAGCTGAATAACAGTGGAATAACCattgatgattcaaaattcgATTGGTCTAACAGAAACGATCTCCCCAAACCGAGACAATTCTTGGGCTTAAGAAAACTATATCCAAGTGGCAGAGGTTCAAGTGTTCCATTAGATTTTACTGTATTTACATGA
- the POP6 gene encoding ribonuclease P/MRP protein subunit POP6 (similar to uniprot|P53218 Saccharomyces cerevisiae YGR030C POP6 Subunit of both RNase MRP which cleaves pre-rRNA and nuclear RNase P which cleaves tRNA precursors to generate mature 5' ends): MASSKLKYNEIEVEGIDPSTYVECSTYIKEKIIPETLRSAGWNNASETSVGAIISYSKNSNIKQCVDQLAAITADTFVLVAYGVHVQKALSIIEIFKTTENGKALHQFNKLDSFIEIKAGRNELLDRKVNLPILITLFTKQEVKSLNKFTKQS, from the coding sequence ATGGCTTCTTCCAAACTAAAATATAACGAAATTGAAGTAGAAGGCATAGATCCTTCCACCTACGTAGAATGTTCGACCtacatcaaagaaaaaatcatCCCAGAAACCCTGCGAAGTGCAGGTTGGAACAATGCGTCTGAGACATCTGTAGGAGCAATTATTTCGTACAGTAAAAACTCCAATATTAAACAATGTGTGGATCAACTCGCAGCTATCACTGCTGATACATTCGTACTTGTTGCTTATGGAGTTCATGTACAAAAAGCACTTTCGATAATAGAGATCTTCAAGACTACTGAAAACGGGAAAGCACTACATCAATTTAATAAACTAGACTCgtttattgaaatcaagGCTGGACGTAATGAACTATTGGATAGAAAAGTCAACTTGCCTATACTTATTACCTTATTCACTAAACAAGAAGTCAAAAGCCTTAATAAATTCACAAAACAATCGTAA
- the ERV1 gene encoding flavin-linked sulfhydryl oxidase (similar to uniprot|P27882 Saccharomyces cerevisiae YGR029W ERV1 Flavin-linked sulfhydryl oxidase localized to the mitochondrial intermembrane space has a role in the maturation of cytosolic iron-sulfur proteins ortholog of human hepatopoietin (ALR)), which produces MSSRTETSKTPEFGLSGRKIIYDEDGKPCRSCNTLLDFQFVTGTLKARGSGNSSASPVADSTQSPGSGELAAGAATDISNTSADQPLLIPGSKTYSKSGPADVEELGRSSWTLLHTIAAKYPNKPSDTQKQEMKQFMTIFSHVYPCGWCAKDFELFIKENAPKVDSKDDLGRWICAAHNEVNEKLGKEKFNCDLWKKRWVDGWD; this is translated from the exons ATGTCAAGCCGTACTGAAACTTCTAAAACACCAGAATTTGGACTGTCTGGAAGAAAAATCATCTacgatgaagatggaaaACC CTGTCGTTCATGCAATACTTTGTTGGACTTTCAATTTGTGACCGGCACTTTGAAGGCTCGGGGAAGCGGCAATTCTTCTGCTTCACCAGTGGCGGATTCCACTCAGTCTCCTGGCTCCGGTGAATTAGCAGCTGGGGCCGCGacagatatttcaaatacttCAGCTGACCAGCCACTGTTGATTCCTGGATCTAAGACATACTCTAAGTCTGGGCCTGCTGATGTCGAAGAGCTAGGCCGTTCTTCTTGGACTTTGTTACATACGATAGCTGCCAAGTATCCGAATAAGCCATCGGACAcacagaaacaagaaatgaaacaatTTATGACCATATTCTCTCATGTTTATCCATGCGGGTGGTGTGCTAAGGACTTTGAACTATTTATAAAAGAGAACGCACCCAAGGTTGATTCAAAAGACGACTTAGGTAGATGGATTTGTGCGGCACATAATGAAGTTAATGAGAAATTGGGAAAGGAGAAATTCAACTGCGATTTGTGGAAGAAAAGGTGGGTAGATGGGTGGGATTAA
- the MSP1 gene encoding protein-degrading AAA family ATPase MSP1 (highly similar to uniprot|P28737 Saccharomyces cerevisiae YGR028W MSP1 Mitochondrial protein involved in sorting of proteins in the mitochondria putative membrane-spanning ATPase): protein MAPRIDLKTITDLSVLFGTAISVYYLVNRLLTEAEGGPLSGNSKEKKERQSLVWQRLCAANPELDDVSLNAYERSVLASVITPQDIDVSFEDIGGLEDVIEELTESVIYPLTSPEIFSESALLEAPKGVLLYGPPGCGKTMIAKALAHESGANFISIRMSSIMDKWYGESNKIVDAMFSLANKIQPCIIFIDEIDSFLRQRASSDHEVTSMLKAEFMTLWDGLTSNGKVMVLGATNRINDIDSAFLRRLPKRFPVALPNAQQRHKILKVFLKDTKSDPRDFDLDYIVQCTSQMSGSDLKELCRDAALTAAREYIKEKRKLTETGKTDNLSRLKMRPLTNEDFLKNLKIDAGATFSRAALD from the coding sequence ATGGCTCCAAGAATTGACTTAAAGACCATTACCGATTTATCTGTTCTCTTCGGAACTGCAATTTCAGTGTACTATTTGGTGAATAGACTACTAACAGAGGCTGAAGGAGGTCCTTTATCAGGTAACtcgaaagaaaagaaggagaGACAATCGTTAGTATGGCAAAGATTATGTGCTGCCAACCCCGAATTGGATGATGTCAGTTTGAATGCATACGAGCGTAGCGTACTTGCTTCTGTCATTACGCCTCAAGATATCgatgtttcttttgaagatattggTGGGTTAGAAGACGTTATCGAGGAACTTACAGAAAGTGTCATTTACCCTCTAACAAGTCCGGAAATTTTCTCCGAAAGTGCATTATTGGAGGCGCCAAAGGGTGTTCTTTTGTATGGACCACCAGGATGTGGTAAGACTATGATAGCAAAAGCACTAGCACACGAAAGTGGAGCCAATTTTATATCTATCAGAATGTCTTCTATAATGGACAAATGGTACGGTGAATCCAATAAGATCGTTGATGCcatgttttctttggctAACAAGATTCAACCATGtatcattttcatcgatgaaattGACTCCTTCTTAAGACAGCGTGCTTCATCAGATCATGAGGTGACATCTATGTTGAAAGCCGAGTTTATGACTCTTTGGGATGGTCTTACCTCCAATGGGAAGGTTATGGTACTTGGAGCCACGAATAGGATCAATGATATCGATTCTGCATTCCTAAGAAGATTACCTAAAAGATTCCCTGTTGCATTGCCTAACGCACAACAACGTCATAAAATACTAAAAGTGTTTTTGAAGGATACAAAGTCAGACCCTCGCGATTTCGATTTGGATTACATTGTACAATGCACATCTCAGATGTCAGGATCCGATTTAAAAGAACTATGCAGAGATGCTGCACTTACTGCAGCAAGagaatatatcaaagaGAAACGCAAGCTGACAGAAACTGGAAAGACAGACAATCTAAGTCGCCTCAAAATGAGGCCCCTAACAAATGAAGacttcttgaaaaatctcAAAATCGACGCTGGTGCAACATTTTCTAGAGCTGCATTAGATTGA
- the IMO32 gene encoding Imo32p (similar to uniprot|P53219 Saccharomyces cerevisiae YGR031W) produces the protein MISVLTRHIQGSRSISLIRYGISASYSTGPIYSHHNNTGKTRTRQGIYGSTEVLNPYLTSDDIPTVELCSEVVDEFSSPYEFKSPIIILHGIFGSKSNNRTIARILNKKLTRDVFSLDMRNHGGSPHIGRHDYIGMAADVERWIKSRDFEEKPIIVGHSMGAKTAMSVVLRKPDMCAMLVSMDNAPVATQPQSSFPRYVKALLGIIEDPTMHTAQQAMEKLKSVEESVVVRQFLMTVLQKVKDEKTGEYRFKSRIPLGILNDAIVKGNIANWEFNPWVHRWTGPSLFIRGTQSHFIADEYIQDIGRFFPNFEIRDVDAGHWLNTEKPQECADLICDFVERHEEA, from the coding sequence ATGATTTCAGTGTTAACTCGTCATATACAGGGGTCCAGATCCATTAGTTTAATTCGATATGGTATTTCTGCTAGCTATAGCACTGGTCCAATATACAGCCATCATAACAATACAGGCAAGACAAGAACTCGTCAGGGCATATATGGGTCAACCGAAGTGTTGAACCCATATTTGACATCGGACGATATCCCTACGGTAGAATTATGCTCTGAGGTTGTCGATGAATTCAGTTCACCGTATGAGTTTAAATCCCCGATCATCATATTGCATGGGATATTCGGCAGTAAATCAAATAACCGGACCATTGCCCGgattttgaacaaaaaattgacacGCGATGTGTTTTCTCTTGATATGAGAAACCACGGTGGCTCCCCGCATATTGGACGACATGATTACATCGGTATGGCAGCCGACGTCGAGAGATGGAtcaagtcacgtgatttcGAAGAGAAACCTATAATTGTGGGCCATTCAATGGGGGCCAAGACCGCGATGAGCGTTGTGTTACGGAAACCTGACATGTGTGCCATGCTCGTAAGCATGGACAACGCCCCAGTGGCAACGCAACCACAGAGTTCATTCCCTCGGTATGTCAAAGCCTTGTTGGGTATCATCGAAGACCCCACAATGCATACCGCACAACAAGCAATGGAAAAATTAAAATCCGTGGAAGAAAGCGTTGTGGTAAGACAGTTCTTAATGACAGTTCTACAAAAAGTGAAGGATGAAAAGACCGGAGAGTACAGGTTCAAATCGAGGATTCCGTTAGGGATCCTCAATGACGCAATAGTGAAGGGCAATATCGCCAATTGGGAGTTCAACCCATGGGTTCACAGATGGACAGGCCCCAGCCTGTTCATCAGGGGTACCCAATCGCACTTCATCGCCGACGAGTATATCCAAGACATTGGTCGCTTCTTCCCTAACTTCGAAATAAGAGACGTTGACGCCGGACACTGGTTGAATACGGAAAAACCACAGGAATGCGCGGATCTAATCTGCGATTTTGTGGAAAGGCACGAGGAAGCGTAA
- the RPP0 gene encoding 60S ribosomal protein uL10 (highly similar to uniprot|P05317 Saccharomyces cerevisiae YLR340W RPP0 Conserved ribosomal protein P0 similar to rat P0, human P0, and E. coli L10e; shown to be phosphorylated on serine 302): protein MGGVREKKAEYFAKLREYLEEYKSVFVVGVDNVSSQQMHEVRKNLRGRAVVLMGKNTMVRRAVRGFISDFPDYEKLLPFVKGNVGFIFTNDSLQDIKEVIIANKVAAPARAGAVAPEDIWVLAVNTGMEPGKTSFFQALGVPTKIARGTIEIVSDVKVVDAGKRVGASEASLLNLLNISPFTYGLTVVQVYDNGQVFPASILDITDDELISHFISAVNTIACVSLAAGYPTLPSVGHSLINNYKDLLAVAIAADYIYPEIEELKDRIENPDAYASAAPVAAASGSSEAAAEEAPAEEEEESDDDMGFGLFD, encoded by the coding sequence ATGGGGGGCGTCCGTGAAAAGAAAGCTGAATACTTTGCCAAGCTAAGAGAATACTTGGAAGAATACAAGTCTGTCTTCGTTGTTGGTGTTGACAATGTGTCTTCCCAACAAATGCACGAAGTCAGAAAGAACTTGAGAGGCAGAGCTGTTGTCTTGATGGGTAAGAACACCATGGTCAGAAGAGCTGTCAGAGGTTTCATCTCTGACTTCCCAGACTACGAAAAGTTGTTGCCTTTCGTCAAGGGTAACGTTGgtttcatcttcaccaaCGATTCCTTGCAAGATATCAAGGAAGTCATCATCGCCAACAAGGTTGCCGCTCCAGCCAGAGCTGGTGCTGTTGCCCCAGAAGATATCTGGGTTCTCGCCGTCAACACCGGTATGGAACCAGGTAAgacttctttcttccaagCTTTGGGTGTTCCAACCAAGATTGCCAGAGGTACCATTGAAATTGTCTCTGACGTTAAGGTCGTTGACGCTGGTAAGAGAGTCGGTGCTTCTGAAGCttctttgttgaacttGTTGAACATTTCTCCATTCACCTACGGTTTGACCGTCGTTCAAGTTTACGACAACGGTCAAGTCTTCCCAGCTTCCATCTTGGATATCACTGACGATGAATTGATCTCTCACTTCATCTCTGCTGTCAACACCATTGCTTGTGTTTCCTTGGCTGCTGGTTACCCAACCTTGCCATCTGTCGGTCACTCTTTGATCAACAACTACAAGGACTTGTTGGCTGTCGCTATCGCTGCTGACTACATCTACccagaaattgaagaattgaaggacAGAATTGAGAACCCAGATGCTTACGCTTCTGCTGCCCCagttgctgctgcttcCGGCTCTTCcgaagctgctgctgaagaagctccagctgaagaagaagaagaatctgatGACGACATGGGTTTCGGTTTGTTCGATTAA
- a CDS encoding heme-dependent oxidative N-demethylase family protein (conserved hypothetical protein), giving the protein MGIDLSLILGKQVTFPLFCYVSYQLYKDLVCGDAKQINSSVNISDDVFADDIDKKSTALKDNGDKQEERWEPVSFMKDIQPSTAERDYKLWFDTPPFPYQPFKPGEYRLTMGVRPMPNEYWLVFESTLKDRIEKKWDVIKNNYKDVIYHLDPAMINCTTYDNAAITDTTLVTIKDVEKADLTVCEWYNTLVSFLIARFPQYFTVVLHPNDETPGVLYNSIMDEYHPVDAFHYLKLQSTDLQFLKYRCCNIDIIPEELKDPSNLFDEVGRIAIVTTEKTKRAHELILAVQRMVEEDLVLLSPNANGQYNNEYIMISGCFAFAAGFNPRQRFLKPMTQIHGPVPEYKQKLQTQMNKFFQTHKPGKLVMRINFSFQTHSKLFVTDDNKGTEEEEIRPKTLEEMHGGHDLHYRSERQCLIKLENSKSMCFSIKTYLWNLQDEFLANDYYSQEGVIQDLCDAVKGMQDSIGQYKRKPEWGPALLEMLESALHRKL; this is encoded by the coding sequence ATGGGAATCGACTTGAGTTTGATTTTGGGTAAGCAGGTAACTTTCCCACTATTTTGCTACGTTTCGTATCAATTGTATAAAGATCTGGTTTGTGGCGATGCGAAACAAATTAATTCCAGTGTGAACATTAGTGACGATGTTTTCGctgatgatattgataagaAAAGTACTGCGCTAAAAGATAACGGTGATAAGCAAGAAGAGAGATGGGAACCTGTGAGTTTCATGAAAGACATCCAGCCATCTACAGCAGAAAGGGATTACAAATTATGGTTCGATACACCACCTTTCCCTTACCAACCTTTCAAGCCTGGTGAATACAGATTAACAATGGGTGTAAGGCCGATGCCAAATGAATATTGGCTAGTGTTTGAAAGCACTCTTAAAGATAGAATAGAAAAGAAGTGGGATGTGATCAAAAATAATTACAAGGATGTGATATACCATTTGGATCCCGCTATGATTAATTGCACTACTTATGATAATGCAGCTATCACAGACACCACATTAGTCACGATAAAGGATGTGGAAAAAGCTGACCTAACGGTTTGTGAGTGGTACAATACCCTAGTAAGTTTCTTGATCGCAAGGTTCCCTCAATACTTCACTGTGGTGCTACATCCAAATGATGAAACACCCGGTGTCTTGTACAACAGCATCATGGACGAGTATCATCCAGTGGATGCATTCCATTATCTCAAATTACAAAGTACCGATTTGcagttcttgaaatacCGGTGTTGTAACATAGACATCATACCAGAAGAGTTGAAGGATCCATCAAACCTATTTGATGAGGTTGGAAGAATTGCCATAGTAACCACAGAAAAGACGAAGAGAGCTCACGAGTTGATTTTGGCGGTACAAAGAAtggttgaagaagatttagTACTGTTGTCTCCAAATGCTAACGGCCAATATAATAACGAATATATAATGATTTCGGGATGTTTTGCATTTGCAGCAGGGTTCAATCCTCGTCAACGATTCCTCAAACCCATGACACAAATCCATGGACCTGTTCCAGAATATAAGCAAAAATTACAGACGCAAATGAataaattcttccaaaCTCACAAACCCGGAAAATTAGTGATGAGGATAAACTTCTCGTTCCAAACACATTCCAAACTGTTTGTCACAGATGATAATAAGGGTACagaggaagaggaaatTCGTCCGAAAACTTTAGAAGAGATGCATGGAGGTCATGATTTGCATTACAGATCTGAAAGACAATGTCTAATCAAATTAGAAAACTCAAAATCAATGTGTTTTTCTATCAAGACGTATCTATGGAACTTGCAAGATGAGTTCTTAGCAAACGATTACTATTCACAGGAAGGTGTTATTCAGGATTTATGTGACGCAGTGAAAGGAATGCAAGATTCAATTGGACAATACAAGCGTAAACCCGAGTGGGGGCCAGCATTGCTTGAAATGCTTGAATCAGCATTACATAGAAAGTTGTAA
- a CDS encoding uncharacterized protein (conserved hypothetical protein): MSLSVRSQSQDNKVLSDLSEKKSFFKPFQQDKDLDDNLVSFDHEREFVQDPTIGSSIKLDGSDVIKFSVRVDESFRLIYDKNNNALKDGSNTQNKSEEADSENIDIIEGEFYWKKLNRLLDEDILHVFEPRTSHFIDFINCLGDVPDLSDTESSSGFLVNEEDIVGKHKEYDIENSLADLGEVILQWDMVLGIFQKVKDLDIEMDVLEKSIDLVARFVNASPDNTLSVLLKKAKEEIDNSECKFVEGRGNCLASILVLQTVSQVPQQLLKSLFFEVQGQNLSLLELKHLKVSYSFLLVYHMNMTLLRKIFETCLSMGCSSQNVLPCLEGFIWNAIEMDKSDLIMRMEEAFWKWNQNDRFIGQEKVQSWCIELITKMETQFNKDADKCNDEDALMNIKDKYNLAKLFINEFNDMLFSTRGVNMNTLATREYTDILTRFANSLETRMSGLFQRDLYSLQRSISFLLTESEFESSVKSLNVTLIVDAISKPSMDPSSIVANPGTIVERVSTSLSTREAQEVETNQNQELILTEENATQRAIIECDTMRYDGSVYFQPKPVGWIEYLTTMPDNGYRYKLWLKIQKWKKAYLHWSTKRSASNTMRLFETEVANQIRNGLRFHEEYQNTTYGDMDPPNQPRFSKLNEKKRKLMFKFFGDDENDL, from the coding sequence ATGTCTTTATCGGTGAGGAGTCAAAGTCAAGATAATAAAGTCCTCTCAGATCTGTCTGAGAAGAAGtcatttttcaaacctttcCAGCAAGATAAGgatcttgatgataatCTAGTTTCTTTCGACCATGAAAGAGAATTCGTACAAGATCCTACTATTGGATCTAGTATCAAATTGGATGGTTCAGATGTGATAAAGTTTTCAGTTCGTGTTGACGAATCTTTCAGACTAATTTACgataaaaataataatgcTTTAAAAGATGGTTCCAACACTCAAAATAAAAGTGAAGAGGCAGACAGTGAGAATATAGATATCATCGAAGGGGAGTTTTACTGGAAAAAGCTCAATAGATTGCTTGATGAGGACATTCTTCATGTATTCGAACCAAGAACTTCACATTTCATAGATTTCATTAATTGCCTCGGTGATGTCCCTGATTTATCAGATACAGAGTCATCAAGTGGATTCCTAGTTaacgaagaagatataGTAGGCAAACACAAAGAATACGACATTGAGAACAGTTTAGCAGATCTTGGTGAGGTCATTTTGCAATGGGATATGGTATTAGGTATCTTTCAAAAGGTTAAAGATTTGGACATTGAAATGGATGTACTAGAAAAAAGTATAGACCTAGTAGCGAGATTTGTAAACGCTTCCCCAGATAATACTCTCTCAGTACTACTCAAAAAAGCTAAAGAGGAAATTGATAATTCTGAATGTAAATTTGTTGAAGGGAGGGGCAATTGTTTGGCATCTATCTTAGTACTTCAAACTGTTTCCCAAGTGCCACaacaattgttgaaaagtcttttctttgaagttcaGGGCCAGAATCTATCattattggaattgaaacatTTGAAAGTCAGTTACAGTTTTTTGTTGGTGTACCATATGAATATGACGTTGTTGAGGAAGATTTTCGAAACATGTCTAAGTATGGGTTGTTCTTCTCAGAACGTATTACCATGCCTTGAAGGATTTATCTGGAATGCCATAGAGATGGACAAATCTGATCTAATAATGAGGATGGAAGAAGCATTTTGGAAATGGAATCAAAATGACAGATTTATTGGGCAAGAAAAAGTTCAATCTTGGTGCATCGAATTAATAACAAAGATGGAGACACAATTTAATAAAGATGCTGATAAGTGCAACGATGAGGATGCGTTAATGAATATCAAGGACAAGTACAATCTTGCCAAATTGTTCATAAATGAATTCAACGACATGTTATTTTCTACCCGTGGTGTTAACATGAACACTTTAGCAACTCGGGAATATACTGATATATTGACCAGATTTGCTAATAGCTTAGAGACAAGAATGTCAGGattgtttcaaagagatttgTATAGTTTACAAAGATCCATATCTTTTTTGCTAACAGAATCTGAGTTCGAAAGCTCTGTGAAATCACTGAACGTCACTCTGATTGTAGATGCAATATCTAAACCATCCATGGACCCGTCCTCAATTGTTGCCAATCCCGGTACAATAGTAGAACGTGTATCAACATCTTTGTCGACTAGAGAGGCACAAGAGGTGGAAACTAACCAAAACCAGGAATTGATCCTaactgaagaaaatgcTACTCAAAGAGCTATAATAGAATGCGACACTATGCGATATGATGGATCGGTTTACTTTCAACCAAAACCTGTTGGGTGGATAGAATATTTAACTACCATGCCCGACAACGGATATAGATATAAACTCTGGTTGaaaatccaaaaatggaaaaaagCATATCTCCATTGGTCAACCAAACGTTCGGCAAGCAATACTATGAGGCTGTTTGAAACTGAAGTTGCAAATCAAATTCGTAATGGATTAAGGTTCCATgaagaatatcaaaacaCTACGTACGGTGACATGGATCCTCCGAATCAACCACGGTTTAGTAAACTAAACGAGAAAAAGAGGAAACTCATGTTCAAGTTCtttggtgatgatgagaatgaTTTATAG